Proteins encoded together in one Terriglobus saanensis SP1PR4 window:
- a CDS encoding glycosyl hydrolase family protein, with protein sequence MKVLRTVALGVLCGVSVCGVAQTAEAPGSVAAQALMLDGVIAEWHATADGRDFKLVKQAVDKHLTADGVLDVTGADAVAMGVPVVTLYRVTLEAKYWKAATAIHEGLAGAKPASPEEMYFAATFLAAYTATAHENYAEVKQAFASADTSAWRLAALVDGIDFLPANAAERADLISALQRAAEKTSASGVVGERLRSYALLKAVRMGLLPQKIEAATLKSATKLRGDAGVDAKGQDLREAGAAMLLSSELDQSATALTEQGKTVGIDAWFNSQMRKGPNGADGSFHYKWDDDANSGFSFFGRAFERYGAQLTTVGKPTAESLKGVKVYIIASPDIPSKNPKPNYADSADAEAVAGWVNAGGVLLVMQNDGTNAEFEHFNGITERFGIHLNAVLRNTVEGSKYEQGKVVIPAGTTGVFRDAHNAYMKEICTISTQAPAVPVLRDMLHNSGEVYMAVAKYGKGTVYAVVDPWLYNEYTDGRKLPAEWDQFAAAKDLARWALEQSK encoded by the coding sequence ATGAAGGTATTGCGCACGGTGGCCTTGGGTGTTTTGTGTGGTGTGAGTGTTTGTGGAGTGGCGCAGACGGCCGAGGCGCCGGGGTCGGTGGCCGCGCAGGCCTTGATGCTGGATGGCGTGATTGCGGAGTGGCATGCTACTGCGGATGGTCGCGACTTCAAACTGGTGAAGCAGGCGGTGGACAAGCATCTGACGGCGGACGGCGTGCTGGATGTTACGGGTGCGGATGCCGTAGCGATGGGCGTTCCGGTGGTGACGCTTTATCGCGTGACGCTGGAGGCGAAGTACTGGAAGGCCGCGACGGCGATTCATGAGGGGCTTGCCGGGGCGAAGCCGGCGTCTCCGGAAGAGATGTATTTTGCGGCGACTTTTCTGGCGGCGTACACGGCCACGGCGCATGAGAATTATGCCGAGGTAAAGCAGGCTTTTGCGTCGGCTGACACCTCTGCGTGGCGGCTGGCTGCGCTGGTGGATGGGATCGACTTTCTACCTGCGAATGCGGCAGAGCGCGCGGATTTAATCTCCGCATTGCAGCGTGCTGCGGAGAAGACTTCTGCGTCCGGCGTCGTCGGCGAACGTCTGCGGAGCTATGCGCTGTTGAAGGCGGTAAGGATGGGGCTGCTGCCGCAGAAGATCGAGGCGGCTACATTGAAGTCGGCCACGAAGCTGCGCGGCGATGCGGGTGTGGATGCGAAGGGGCAGGACCTGCGCGAGGCGGGAGCGGCGATGCTGCTTTCGAGCGAGCTTGACCAGAGTGCGACCGCGCTCACGGAGCAGGGCAAGACGGTTGGGATCGATGCGTGGTTCAACTCGCAGATGCGCAAGGGACCGAATGGAGCGGACGGGTCGTTTCACTATAAGTGGGATGATGACGCGAACAGCGGCTTCTCGTTCTTTGGCCGCGCGTTTGAGCGTTATGGCGCGCAGCTGACGACCGTGGGTAAACCGACGGCCGAGAGTCTGAAGGGCGTGAAGGTCTACATCATCGCGTCCCCGGATATTCCTTCCAAGAATCCGAAGCCGAACTATGCGGATAGCGCCGATGCCGAGGCGGTTGCCGGATGGGTGAATGCGGGTGGCGTGTTGCTGGTGATGCAGAACGATGGCACCAATGCGGAGTTCGAGCACTTCAACGGGATTACGGAGCGCTTCGGGATTCATCTGAACGCTGTGCTTCGGAATACGGTCGAGGGCAGCAAGTACGAGCAGGGCAAGGTTGTGATTCCTGCGGGAACGACGGGTGTCTTTCGCGATGCGCACAACGCGTATATGAAGGAGATCTGCACAATCTCCACGCAGGCCCCGGCGGTGCCTGTGCTGCGCGACATGCTGCATAACTCTGGCGAGGTTTATATGGCGGTCGCCAAGTACGGCAAGGGAACGGTGTATGCCGTGGTCGATCCGTGGCTCTATAACGAGTACACGGATGGACGGAAGTTGCCTGCGGAGTGGGACCAGTTTGCTGCGGCCAAGGATCTTGCGCGGTGGGCTTTGGAGCAGAGTAAGTAG
- a CDS encoding Hpt domain-containing protein, with product MTRNLIQTEKEKLAAQKIAAIWKENRSSFRERLDLLDRAAEELTETRTLDPDLRSEVTSISHKLAGSLGMFGYLEATAIARRIELDLENPGLPQPERLRKDVDALKSSLATALED from the coding sequence ATGACCCGCAATCTAATCCAAACCGAAAAAGAAAAGCTCGCCGCGCAAAAAATCGCCGCGATCTGGAAGGAAAACCGCTCCTCCTTCCGCGAACGCCTCGACCTTCTCGATCGCGCGGCCGAAGAACTCACCGAGACCCGCACTCTCGATCCTGACCTGCGCTCCGAGGTGACCTCGATCTCGCACAAACTCGCTGGCTCGCTCGGCATGTTCGGTTATCTGGAAGCCACCGCGATCGCACGCCGCATCGAACTCGATCTGGAAAACCCCGGCCTTCCCCAACCCGAACGTCTCCGCAAAGACGTAGACGCCCTGAAATCCTCCCTCGCCACCGCCCTCGAAGACTAA
- a CDS encoding response regulator — protein MPHVLIIDDEDDIREVASLSLETTADWKITTASSGAEGIRKALAEQPDAILMDVMMPGMDGPTTFRELAKDPATASIPVILLTAKVQGVDQRRFADLGVAAVLFKPFDPLTLAQQIADTLGWKID, from the coding sequence ATGCCTCACGTACTCATCATTGACGACGAAGACGACATCCGCGAGGTGGCGTCTCTCAGCCTCGAAACAACCGCGGATTGGAAGATCACCACCGCAAGCTCCGGCGCCGAGGGTATCCGGAAAGCCCTCGCCGAACAGCCCGACGCGATTCTCATGGATGTCATGATGCCCGGCATGGACGGCCCCACCACTTTCCGCGAACTCGCGAAGGACCCCGCCACGGCCTCCATCCCCGTCATTCTGCTCACCGCGAAGGTACAGGGAGTGGACCAGCGCCGCTTTGCAGACCTTGGCGTCGCTGCGGTCCTCTTCAAACCCTTTGACCCTCTCACCCTGGCCCAGCAGATCGCAGATACCCTCGGCTGGAAGATCGACTGA
- a CDS encoding DNRLRE domain-containing protein, translated as MSLIGCALRGVAQQATLIADAEVTSVHSTTNYGALSNLYVGGGATSLLQFDLGALPSGTGAAQIARATLRLYANRVDVAGTITVQAVSGMWTESDVTFASIPSLNSVVESFPVAQPEQFVTADVTALVQQWVAAPAKNFGLALSAGSASAVFDSKENDDTAHPAVLEIALVNSGATGPKGDQGATGAQGPQGIQGPRGLDGQQGLMGPQGLTGAPGASGPVGVQGPAGPMGLQGGKGDAGAKFRGAYDSAQNYAVNDVVTWLNSAWISTVDSNHGNTPSFSPSQWAVLVPAAVGEQGVPGATGPQGLQGPQGFRGETGATGLQGPQGLTGATGRPGFVYQGTYQSTTNYTAGDVVLWEGESWASLTEANHGNTPNLSPEFWGMLTSTGPQGVPGVAGATGPQGPQGIQGQFGAQGERGLPGQTGPPGAQGPQGIPGAEGALGATGAKGDRGEPGPVGLTWRGAYVSGTNYALNDAVAWQGQSWLSIAASNAGNPPDASPLWWTLLAAQGAQGQVGEIGAVGPQGPRGLQGEAGLTGLTGPQGLTGSQGEAGARFIGTYDATVNYALHDVVTFGGSSWISLFASNQGNTPGASGATQWSLMAAKGDAGVAGPQGLQGVAGAIGAVGATGPQGVRGDPGPQGIAGPTGATGATGQQGPQGAKGDAGATGAVGARGLQWMGTYVSGTNYALGDAVALDGSSYVSLVDGNVGNTPGFSGVTQWALLSAKGDVGAAGTAGVNGLNGSNGTAATVQVGSVNTGAAGTPVSVQNMGTASAAVLNFAIPQGARGATGDAGLNYKGAWNAATGYALHDAVSFGGSSYLAVAANSETNPADDVAAGGSNWAVLAQQGTPGEAGAATVQIGSVTSGAAASVTNSGTQNAAVLNFTLPAGPAGSAGATGAVGMTYRGAWSGANQYSASDAVTLNGTSYLALTSNTNVNPASDVSASAGHWAVLAAEGTSGATGDVGPAGPSGSAATVSIGSVTTGTAAVTNSGTSSAAVLNFVLPAGGGASAGGAAYSSIHTVTGGVGANVFYSPMADLKASTETSTVLGYLGQACTVNAVDIYNSATTSASVDIRTGTAPGAMALASGVTTCTALAGKTTACPGPGALPAGSFIDLKIVPGTSTSTFVWSSFVCQ; from the coding sequence GTGTCTCTGATAGGGTGCGCTCTGCGCGGAGTCGCTCAGCAGGCGACGCTGATTGCGGACGCAGAGGTCACGAGCGTTCACTCCACTACAAATTATGGCGCCCTCTCCAACCTGTATGTGGGTGGCGGAGCGACGAGTCTGCTCCAGTTCGATCTTGGTGCTCTTCCGAGTGGAACGGGAGCGGCACAGATTGCGCGGGCGACCCTGCGTTTGTATGCGAATCGCGTGGACGTTGCGGGGACGATCACCGTGCAGGCGGTCAGTGGGATGTGGACAGAGAGCGACGTGACCTTCGCTTCGATTCCTTCATTGAACTCTGTGGTTGAGTCTTTTCCGGTCGCGCAGCCGGAGCAGTTTGTGACCGCGGATGTCACGGCGCTGGTGCAGCAGTGGGTGGCCGCGCCTGCGAAGAACTTTGGGCTGGCGCTCTCCGCGGGTAGCGCGAGCGCGGTCTTCGACAGCAAGGAGAACGACGACACGGCGCATCCGGCGGTGCTGGAGATCGCCCTGGTGAACAGTGGGGCGACTGGCCCCAAGGGCGATCAGGGCGCGACCGGAGCGCAGGGGCCGCAGGGCATCCAGGGGCCTCGGGGTCTGGATGGACAGCAGGGTTTGATGGGGCCGCAGGGCCTTACGGGAGCGCCGGGTGCATCTGGGCCGGTTGGAGTGCAAGGGCCTGCCGGACCCATGGGGCTGCAAGGGGGTAAAGGAGATGCGGGGGCAAAGTTTCGTGGGGCGTATGACTCGGCCCAGAACTATGCCGTGAACGATGTGGTCACTTGGCTCAACTCCGCATGGATCTCGACGGTGGATTCGAACCATGGCAATACGCCTAGTTTTTCACCGTCGCAGTGGGCCGTGCTGGTTCCAGCGGCGGTCGGGGAACAGGGAGTTCCGGGCGCGACCGGACCTCAGGGCCTGCAAGGCCCGCAAGGATTTCGGGGAGAGACGGGTGCCACGGGCCTCCAGGGGCCGCAGGGTCTGACGGGTGCCACGGGGAGGCCGGGCTTTGTGTACCAAGGGACGTATCAGTCCACGACGAACTACACGGCGGGCGATGTGGTGCTTTGGGAGGGGGAGAGCTGGGCTTCGTTGACTGAGGCCAATCATGGCAACACGCCGAATTTATCCCCAGAGTTCTGGGGGATGCTGACGTCGACTGGACCGCAGGGTGTGCCGGGAGTGGCTGGAGCGACGGGTCCGCAGGGTCCTCAGGGCATTCAGGGGCAATTCGGTGCGCAGGGAGAGCGTGGTCTGCCCGGCCAAACGGGACCTCCGGGGGCGCAAGGGCCGCAGGGGATTCCGGGAGCAGAGGGAGCCCTGGGGGCGACGGGAGCAAAAGGAGACAGGGGCGAGCCGGGGCCGGTCGGGTTGACCTGGCGCGGAGCGTACGTGTCCGGCACGAATTATGCCTTGAACGATGCTGTGGCCTGGCAGGGGCAGAGCTGGTTGTCCATTGCGGCCAGTAACGCTGGCAATCCGCCGGATGCGAGTCCGCTGTGGTGGACGCTGCTGGCCGCGCAGGGAGCGCAGGGGCAGGTGGGCGAGATTGGCGCTGTCGGGCCGCAGGGGCCGCGCGGTCTGCAGGGCGAGGCCGGGTTGACCGGGTTGACTGGGCCGCAAGGGCTCACAGGCTCGCAGGGCGAGGCGGGGGCGAGGTTTATCGGGACATATGACGCGACGGTGAACTATGCGCTGCACGATGTGGTGACCTTTGGCGGCTCGAGTTGGATATCGCTGTTCGCCAGCAACCAAGGGAATACGCCGGGAGCGTCTGGTGCCACACAGTGGTCGTTGATGGCGGCGAAGGGAGATGCGGGAGTGGCTGGTCCGCAGGGACTTCAGGGAGTTGCTGGGGCGATCGGGGCTGTGGGAGCGACTGGGCCGCAGGGCGTTCGAGGAGATCCGGGACCACAAGGCATTGCCGGTCCTACCGGGGCAACGGGCGCGACCGGCCAGCAGGGGCCACAGGGCGCAAAAGGGGATGCTGGCGCAACCGGAGCGGTGGGCGCGCGCGGGCTTCAGTGGATGGGAACGTATGTCTCCGGGACGAACTATGCCCTGGGGGATGCAGTTGCTTTGGATGGTTCGAGCTATGTCTCGCTGGTGGATGGCAACGTCGGCAATACGCCTGGTTTTTCCGGCGTGACGCAGTGGGCTTTGCTTTCTGCGAAAGGGGATGTCGGGGCTGCGGGAACTGCGGGCGTCAACGGGTTGAATGGAAGCAACGGAACGGCAGCAACGGTGCAGGTGGGGAGTGTGAACACGGGGGCTGCGGGAACGCCAGTCTCTGTGCAGAATATGGGGACGGCGAGTGCCGCTGTGTTGAACTTTGCTATTCCGCAGGGAGCACGCGGAGCTACCGGTGATGCAGGTCTGAATTACAAGGGAGCGTGGAATGCTGCTACGGGATATGCGCTGCATGATGCGGTGAGCTTTGGCGGTTCGAGCTATCTTGCAGTCGCTGCGAATAGTGAAACGAATCCAGCCGACGATGTAGCTGCGGGCGGGTCGAACTGGGCGGTATTGGCTCAACAGGGAACTCCAGGAGAAGCGGGGGCTGCGACAGTGCAGATTGGAAGCGTGACGAGCGGTGCTGCCGCAAGCGTTACGAACTCGGGAACACAGAATGCCGCTGTGTTGAACTTCACTCTCCCCGCTGGCCCTGCTGGATCTGCGGGCGCAACGGGCGCGGTGGGCATGACCTATCGCGGAGCGTGGAGCGGTGCAAACCAGTATTCGGCGAGCGATGCTGTGACCCTCAATGGGACGTCGTATCTTGCACTGACGTCGAACACGAACGTGAATCCGGCGAGCGATGTGTCTGCTTCCGCGGGGCACTGGGCGGTGCTTGCGGCTGAGGGAACTTCAGGTGCCACAGGAGATGTGGGACCAGCGGGGCCGAGCGGAAGTGCGGCGACTGTATCGATCGGAAGCGTGACGACCGGAACAGCGGCGGTGACGAACTCAGGAACGTCTTCGGCGGCAGTGTTGAACTTCGTTCTTCCAGCAGGCGGCGGCGCGAGCGCAGGAGGTGCGGCGTACTCCTCGATCCATACGGTTACGGGCGGTGTGGGAGCCAATGTCTTCTACTCACCTATGGCAGATCTGAAGGCGAGTACCGAGACCTCGACCGTGCTGGGGTATCTCGGGCAGGCATGCACGGTGAACGCGGTGGATATCTACAACTCCGCAACAACGAGTGCCAGCGTAGACATCCGTACAGGCACTGCGCCGGGAGCCATGGCGCTCGCTTCAGGGGTGACGACCTGTACTGCGCTGGCCGGAAAGACGACGGCTTGTCCGGGACCGGGTGCGCTGCCTGCGGGGAGCTTTATCGACCTCAAGATTGTTCCGGGAACGAGTACCTCTACATTTGTGTGGAGCTCCTTTGTCTGCCAGTAG
- the pgm gene encoding phosphoglucomutase (alpha-D-glucose-1,6-bisphosphate-dependent), whose amino-acid sequence MSLNPNAGKLPSPASLANLPRLTSEYFAILPDVEQPAQRVAFGTSGHRGSALLGSFNEQHILAITQAICEHRAGEKIDGPLFLAMDTHALSEPAFISALEVLAANGVTTLIDSERRYTPTPALSHAILTYNHGRATGLSDGIVITPSHNPPVDGGFKYNPPNGGPADTNVTKWVENRANDLLRAHLEGVKRITFQKAINASTTQKHDFLSEYVGHLEDVLDLDIIRSSGLSFAVDPLGGAGVDYWPRIAEQYKLPLTVLSTEVDQTFRFMTLDWDGKIRMDCSSPYAMASMIAKKDKFDVAFACDTDHDRHGIVARSVGLLNPNHYLAVAIQYLFTNRSGWGKDAAIGKTLVSSSMIDRVAAGIGRKLLEVPVGFKWFVDGLMDGSLGFGGEESAGASFLRKDGGPWSTDKDGPIMGLLSAEMTARTGKDPGQLYADLTAKYGEPVYQRIDAAATREEKAKLSKLSPEQVKVKDLAGEPITQVLTNAPGNGAAIGGLKVATESGWFAARPSGTEDVYKIYAESFKGEDHLKQIQTEAKALVDAALAG is encoded by the coding sequence ATGAGCCTGAACCCTAACGCCGGGAAATTGCCCTCACCGGCATCGCTCGCGAACCTTCCTCGCCTCACCTCGGAGTACTTCGCCATCCTTCCCGATGTGGAACAGCCAGCGCAGCGCGTCGCCTTCGGCACCTCGGGCCATCGCGGTTCGGCCCTCCTTGGCAGCTTCAACGAGCAGCACATTCTTGCGATTACTCAAGCTATCTGCGAGCACCGCGCGGGCGAAAAGATCGACGGTCCCCTCTTCCTCGCCATGGATACGCACGCCCTCTCCGAGCCTGCCTTCATCTCCGCTCTCGAAGTCCTCGCAGCCAACGGCGTCACCACCCTCATCGACAGCGAGCGTCGCTACACCCCCACGCCCGCCCTCTCGCACGCCATCCTTACCTACAACCACGGCAGGGCGACAGGCCTCTCTGACGGCATCGTCATCACGCCCTCGCATAATCCTCCCGTCGATGGCGGCTTCAAGTACAACCCGCCCAACGGCGGCCCTGCGGACACCAACGTCACCAAGTGGGTCGAAAATCGCGCGAACGATCTCCTCCGCGCCCACCTCGAAGGCGTAAAGCGCATCACCTTCCAGAAGGCGATCAACGCCTCCACCACGCAGAAGCACGACTTCCTCTCCGAGTATGTCGGCCATCTGGAAGACGTGCTCGACCTCGACATCATCCGCTCCTCCGGTCTCTCCTTCGCCGTGGATCCCCTCGGCGGCGCGGGCGTGGACTACTGGCCGCGCATCGCCGAGCAGTACAAGCTTCCCCTCACCGTCCTCTCCACCGAGGTCGACCAGACCTTCCGCTTCATGACCCTCGACTGGGACGGCAAGATCCGCATGGACTGCTCCTCGCCCTACGCCATGGCCAGCATGATCGCGAAGAAGGACAAGTTCGACGTCGCCTTTGCCTGCGACACAGACCACGACCGCCACGGCATCGTCGCTCGCTCCGTCGGCCTGCTGAACCCCAACCACTACCTCGCCGTGGCTATCCAGTACCTCTTCACCAACCGCTCGGGATGGGGCAAGGACGCCGCCATCGGCAAGACCCTCGTCTCTTCCTCGATGATCGACCGCGTCGCCGCTGGCATCGGTCGCAAGCTCCTGGAAGTTCCCGTGGGCTTCAAGTGGTTTGTGGATGGCCTCATGGACGGTTCCTTAGGCTTCGGTGGAGAAGAATCCGCAGGCGCCAGCTTCCTCCGCAAGGACGGCGGCCCCTGGTCCACCGACAAGGACGGTCCCATTATGGGCCTGCTCTCCGCCGAGATGACCGCACGCACGGGCAAAGACCCTGGCCAGCTCTACGCCGACCTCACCGCGAAGTACGGCGAGCCCGTCTACCAGCGCATCGACGCCGCAGCCACACGCGAAGAGAAAGCCAAGCTCAGCAAGCTCTCGCCGGAACAGGTCAAGGTAAAGGACTTGGCCGGAGAACCGATCACCCAGGTCCTCACCAACGCCCCCGGAAACGGCGCGGCCATCGGCGGCCTGAAGGTCGCCACGGAGAGCGGCTGGTTCGCCGCCCGCCCCTCCGGCACGGAAGACGTCTACAAGATCTACGCCGAGAGCTTCAAGGGCGAAGACCACCTGAAACAGATCCAGACGGAAGCCAAGGCTCTCGTGGACGCAGCACTGGCGGGTTAA